The following are encoded in a window of Camarhynchus parvulus chromosome 1A, STF_HiC, whole genome shotgun sequence genomic DNA:
- the CSF2RB gene encoding cytokine receptor common subunit beta, which yields MRDGQNYLKSSIEQSSLIQFYFSLCGTETNSSTVSRARDLCAKDNIDMKEIFILLLYLYLLFHVQATQESIPMKSLKCYSDYNSQVTCTWMEHSEAHDLVAMILYQRDNIDMENKNMSCERQTENDLHEAPDVFVHWICRRTTDYLGIGIKDTYGFRPKNGTDVNQTELDVDLFQNVRPLPPQNLSVSPMTSGDFLLTWQTASGSQGLGSALDYEVTYKRQWESWEEAASLLLSSTTQCSLRPEDLVPGSSYVARVRARPGQASSFSGQYSEWSTEVSWKTPEGGLQPRNLRCLFNGGDRLTCSWEVKKVITTSVLFGLFFRATPASQEEECSPVHEKTLPHTPYVVQSCEIPVSNSSSQSQYHVSVRAKTEEKMIEAYKNIQVLPPANVSVTATGSQEYELRWKKHNMKYSFISQRYQVKYWENNRYEKTLQVLNISNDEPPFIFTLQMLAASTEYRGKMRARVNKPPDYEGPWSEWSEEFTWKTENVLPPVVLPVTLPALIIASLIVAYCSYKYFLRKKKMWEEKIPNPSKSLLIQGYLGKGHLGSWPTGNQVDFNKYNLSEKMEQASFLQVVDKPVKTLAECLEGQTKKTDVSPVIPDLQNSYHALNESEHAPVACSNQRAGHSFPISRRNSADASIASHTAISCFAFNGPYLYSPVVSSHPDIHQTLEMDPVGLSKKSVSLQYVTLPREDSPQAPQSQEQPEAAPPRDVLPDQKEMMQHLSDKEEVSQASPPRGEGTNEGTEEQNSPKALSCTTSPQQYPLEYITTDSLVLPSASTSTHPPLATAEESPCGSQQPQRPSDHSWHESSQGKTDVVIPVSGQAPASSPELHLDTFGDYLTLPEGLREHSKPTKISLPVLQKENGIPRKQPLSVGNLVVLNPDSTEPVFLCQVGDYCFHSLKSSVKMDNSQEDHQVMKLSESETILGQPVRDDESITGKEKDVWKREKIQAIQLFKNLKSDDYFSWQQSLRIKEIC from the exons AGAGTATCCCAATGAAAAGCCTGAAGTGCTACAGTGACTACAACTCACAGGTGACTTGCACGTGGATGGAGCATTCAGAGGCTCATGACCTCGTTGCTATGATTCTTTACCAAAGGGATAATATTGACAT GGAGAACAAGAACATGTCTTGCGAACGCCAGACAGAAAATGACTTGCATGAAGCTCCAGACGTGTTTGTGCACTGGATCTGCCGCAGGACTACAGACTATTTAGGAATAGGGATAAAGGATACTTATGGCTTCAGGCCTAAAAACGGAACAGATGTTAATCAAACAGAACTGGATGTTGATCTTTTCCAAAATG TTCGGCCCCTCCCACCTCAAAACCTCTCAGTGAGCCCAATGACATCAGGAGACTTCTTGCTGACCTGGCAAACAGCCAGTGGAAGccaagggctgggcagtgcACTGGACTATGAAGTCACTTACAAGCGGCAGTGGGAGTCCTGGGAG GAAGCTGCCTCGCTCTTGCTCTCCAGCACCACCCAGTGCAGTCTCAGACCTGAGGACCTTGTCCCAGGGAGCAGCTACGTTGCCCGTGTGCGAGCCAGACCAGGGCAGgccagcagcttctctgggcagtaCAGTGAGTGGAGCACGGAGGTGTCATGGAAGACCCCCGAAG GTGGCCTTCAGCCCAGGAACCTTCGCTGCCTCTTCAATGGTGGAGACCGTCTGACGTGCAGCTGGGAAGTGAAGAAAGTGATCACCACCTCTGTCCTCTTTGGCTTGTTCTTCAGGGCCACCCCAGCATCACA AGAAGAGGAGTGCTCTCCTGTACATGAGAAGACTTTGCCCCACACCCCATATGTGGTCCAGAGCTGTGAGATCCCTGTTAGCAATTCTAGCAGCCAGAGCCAGTACCATGTATCTGTCCGGGCCAAGACAGAGGAAAAGATGATTGAAGCCTACAAAAACA TCCAGGTGCTGCCGCCTGCAAATGTGTCAGTAACAGCAACAGGGAGCCAAGAGTATGAACTAAGGTGGAAAAAACACAATATGAAGTACAGCTTCATATCACAGAGATACCAAGTCAAGTACTGGGAAAACAATCGATATGAAAAG acTCTCCAGGTGTTAAATATCAGCAATGATGAACCTCCCTTCATCTTCACCCTGCAGATGCTGGCAGCATCTACAGAATATAGGGGGAAAATGCGTGCAAGGGTGAATAAGCCTCCAGACTATGAGGGACCTTGGAGTGAATGGAGTGAGGAGTTCACCTGGAAGACTGAGAATG ttcTGCCACCTGTGGTTCTTCCAGTGACACTCCCAGCTCTCATCATCGCTTCACTGATAGTTGCTTATTGCAGCTATAAGTATTTCCTCAG gaagaagaaaatgtgggAGGAAAAGATTCCGAACCCCAGCAAGAGTCTCCTGATCCAGGGCTATCTGGGG aaaggaCATTTGGGAAGTTGGCCAACAGGCAACCAGGTGGACTTCAACAAATACAACCTTTCAGAGAAGATGGAGCAGGCTAGCTTCCTTCAAGTTGTGGACAA GCCGGTGAAGACTTTGGCAGAGTGCCTTGAAGGGCAGACTAAGAAGACAGATGTTTCCCCTGTTATACCTGACCTACAGAACTCATACCATGCTTTAAATGAGTCAGAGCATGCCCCAGTTGCCTGCTCAAATCAGAGAGCTGGTCATTCCTTTCCCATTTCAAGGAGAAACAGTGCTGATGCAAGTATTGCTTCCCACACAGCAAtctcttgctttgctttcaaCGGTCCCTACTTGTACAGCCCAGTGGTGTCCTCTCACCCTGATATACACCAGACCCTGGAAATGGACCCTGTGGGACTCAGTAAGAAATCAGTTTCCCTTCAGTATGTGACTCTCCCAAGGGAAGACTCTCCCCAGgccccacagagccaggagcagccagaagCAGCTCCTCCAAGGGATGTGCTCCCAGATCAGAAGGAAATGATGCAGCACCTCAGTGACAAGGAAGAAGTCTCACAGGCCTCACCACCCCGTGGGGAAGGCACCAACGAGGGAACAGAGGAGCAGAACTCTCCAAAGGCTCTCAGCTGTACCACATCTCCTCAACAGTACCCTTTGGAGTACATCACCACGGACAGCCTGGTACTGCCATCAGCCAGCACCTCCACCCATCCTCCACTTGCCACAGCTGAGGAATCACCTTGTggctcacagcagccccagcgTCCCAGTGACCACTCTTGGCATGAGTCTTCTCAGGGGAAAACTGATGTCGTGATCCCAGTTTCAGGCCAAGCACCAGCCTCATCTCCTGAATTGCACCTGGATACCTTTGGCGACTATCTTACTCTGCCTGAAGGTCTCCGTGAACATTCAAAGCCCACAAAGATTTCTTTGCCTGTCTTACAGAAGGAAAACGGTATTCCTAGAAAGCAGCCTTTGTCAGTAGGTAATTTGGTGGTGTTAAACCCTGACAGCACTGAGCCAGTTTTCCTTTGCCAGGTTGGTGACTATTGCTTCCACAGTCTAAAATCCAGTGTGAAGATGGATAATAGTCAGGAAGACCATCAAGTCATGAAACTTTCTGAAAGTGAGACAATACTTGGGCAGCCTGTACGTGATGATGAATCCatcacagggaaggaaaaggatgtatggaagagggaaaaaatacaggCCATCCAGCTCTTCAAAAACCTGAAATCAGATGATTACTTTTCCTGGCAGCAATCTTTGAGGATCAAAGAAATCTGTTAA